The following are encoded together in the Desulfomicrobium apsheronum genome:
- a CDS encoding NAD(P)/FAD-dependent oxidoreductase has translation MELIHVDLLVEPDNIDDAAYIRAQALAKAGMDDDGGVRVRVVRRSVDARAKMPRFLLRIAVGGSDTAPSVFTPRPLGGERVVVVGAGPGGYFAALTLLEAGIKPVLLERGRDVRARLKDVKKIYSEGLVNPHSNYCFGEGGAGTYSDGKLYTRSKKRGDVDRILDLFVAHGASPDIGVDAHPHLGSNVLPKLVRNMRDVIIAAGGEIHFEAHVTDLVLDSGEVRGVRLAGGETVEGDAVILATGHSARDIYDLLLKRGVLIEAKPFALGVRIEHPQELVDRMFYHHSPRHSALPAASYRLSCQTGERGVFSFCMCPGGFVVPASTAPGELVLNGMSLASRKAPFANAGLVAEIRPSDVPGDDPLALLRFQAEVEQTMFRAGDGRTQRAPAQRADDFLQGRVSENLGATSYIPGIYGAPLHELLPGFVTRALQEGLTILGGKHKGFDSAEATLLAVESRTSSPVRIPRDRETLMHPQVRGLFPCGEGAGYAGGIVSAAMDGLAVAKAAIGQLKK, from the coding sequence ATGGAATTAATTCACGTCGATCTGCTGGTGGAGCCGGACAATATCGATGACGCGGCGTACATTCGGGCCCAGGCCCTGGCCAAGGCCGGAATGGACGACGACGGCGGCGTCAGGGTGCGCGTGGTGCGCCGCTCGGTGGATGCGCGGGCCAAGATGCCCCGTTTTCTGCTGCGCATCGCCGTGGGCGGAAGCGACACGGCCCCCTCGGTGTTCACGCCAAGGCCCTTGGGCGGGGAGCGGGTGGTCGTGGTCGGAGCCGGTCCGGGCGGATATTTCGCGGCCCTGACCCTGCTTGAGGCAGGCATAAAACCCGTGTTGCTGGAGCGCGGCCGCGATGTTCGCGCCCGGCTCAAGGACGTCAAGAAGATCTACTCCGAAGGACTGGTCAACCCGCACTCCAACTATTGCTTCGGCGAAGGCGGGGCGGGCACCTATTCCGACGGCAAGCTTTACACCCGGTCCAAGAAGCGTGGCGATGTGGACCGCATTCTCGATCTTTTCGTGGCCCACGGTGCATCCCCGGACATCGGCGTGGACGCGCATCCGCATCTTGGGTCCAACGTGCTGCCGAAGCTGGTGCGCAACATGCGCGACGTCATCATCGCCGCTGGCGGAGAGATTCATTTCGAGGCGCATGTGACCGATCTGGTCCTTGATTCCGGGGAGGTTCGCGGTGTGCGCCTGGCTGGGGGAGAGACGGTGGAGGGCGACGCGGTGATCCTGGCCACCGGGCATTCGGCCCGCGACATCTATGACCTTCTGCTCAAACGAGGGGTGCTCATCGAGGCCAAGCCCTTCGCCCTTGGCGTGCGCATTGAACATCCGCAGGAACTTGTCGACCGGATGTTCTACCATCACAGCCCGCGCCATTCGGCTCTGCCTGCGGCCAGCTACCGCCTGTCCTGCCAGACGGGCGAGCGGGGCGTCTTTTCGTTCTGCATGTGTCCTGGCGGGTTTGTGGTCCCGGCATCCACGGCTCCGGGGGAGCTGGTCCTGAACGGCATGAGCCTGGCCAGCCGCAAGGCTCCCTTCGCCAACGCGGGGCTGGTGGCCGAGATCCGTCCTTCCGACGTGCCGGGCGACGATCCGCTGGCGCTGCTGCGCTTTCAGGCCGAGGTCGAGCAGACCATGTTCCGCGCCGGAGACGGGCGGACCCAGCGCGCTCCGGCCCAGCGGGCCGATGATTTTCTGCAGGGCAGGGTGTCGGAGAATCTGGGCGCGACATCGTACATTCCGGGCATCTACGGTGCGCCGCTGCACGAGCTGCTGCCCGGTTTCGTGACCAGGGCTCTGCAGGAGGGGCTGACCATTCTGGGCGGGAAGCACAAGGGCTTCGACAGCGCCGAAGCGACGCTTCTGGCCGTGGAGTCGCGAACCAGCTCGCCGGTGCGCATCCCGCGCGATCGCGAGACGCTCATGCATCCGCAGGTGCGCGGTCTTTTTCCGTGTGGCGAAGGGGCCGGGTATGCGGGAGGTATTGTTTCGGCGGCCATGGATGGTTTGGCGGTGGCGAAAGCTGCGATTGGGCAGCTGAAAAAATAG
- a CDS encoding HAD family hydrolase, producing MKKAQRPAAVFFDMDGLLLDTEATLKRIWQRESARLGFDLNDSLYAHLVGVPNVLCEQKLTHWFKDFPLAEFRANWKAVREEERRACAIPPMPGALELVTWLDGQGVPLALATSSRREMVERNREAWPALFRFASIMTIEQIERSKPDPDIYLRTCAALKVQPRDCVIFEDSNPGMRAAIASGARAMMIPDLATPEPDVREGAARIYPSLIQALASREEWF from the coding sequence ATGAAGAAAGCGCAACGACCAGCGGCCGTCTTTTTTGACATGGACGGGCTGCTTCTGGATACCGAGGCCACCCTGAAGCGGATCTGGCAGCGCGAGTCGGCCCGTTTGGGATTCGACTTGAATGACAGCCTCTATGCCCATCTGGTAGGGGTTCCCAATGTTCTTTGCGAACAAAAGCTCACGCATTGGTTTAAAGATTTTCCGTTGGCGGAATTTCGGGCAAACTGGAAAGCGGTGCGCGAAGAGGAACGCCGGGCATGCGCCATTCCGCCCATGCCCGGAGCACTCGAACTTGTGACCTGGCTTGACGGACAGGGAGTGCCGCTGGCCCTGGCTACATCCTCCAGGCGCGAGATGGTCGAGCGCAATCGCGAGGCCTGGCCTGCGCTGTTCCGATTTGCGTCGATAATGACCATCGAGCAGATCGAGCGGTCCAAGCCGGATCCAGACATCTATCTGCGCACCTGCGCCGCTCTCAAGGTGCAGCCAAGGGACTGCGTCATCTTTGAGGATTCCAACCCCGGCATGCGCGCGGCCATCGCCTCCGGGGCGCGCGCCATGATGATCCCCGATCTGGCCACGCCGGAGCCCGACGTGCGCGAGGGCGCGGCCCGAATTTATCCTTCGCTGATACAGGCTTTGGCCAGCCGCGAAGAATGGTTTTAA
- a CDS encoding J domain-containing protein, which yields MITYKELIAAKAVLELPDRVSLREIRASYINLLKRWHPDTCAEDGEKCSEMTQRIVSAYRMVLAYCEAYEYSFEDQELRRHLSNEEWWLEKFGEDPLWSKNQK from the coding sequence ATGATCACCTACAAGGAACTCATCGCGGCAAAAGCCGTGCTGGAATTGCCCGATCGCGTCTCATTGCGGGAAATCAGGGCCTCCTACATAAACCTGCTCAAGCGCTGGCATCCCGACACGTGCGCAGAGGACGGAGAAAAATGCAGCGAAATGACGCAAAGAATCGTGTCAGCCTACAGGATGGTCCTCGCCTACTGCGAAGCCTACGAATATTCCTTCGAAGATCAGGAACTCAGACGCCATCTCTCCAATGAGGAATGGTGGCTGGAAAAATTCGGCGAAGACCCGTTGTGGTCAAAAAATCAAAAATGA
- a CDS encoding potassium channel family protein, with translation MKFLVSQMAALVKSGQQKANTRLMVRFLFILFSFFAAFTVLFHFLMAYEGQTHSWITGLYWTLTVMSTLGFGDITFTSDLGRFFSICVMLSGVVFMLIVLPFTFIQFFYAPWLEEQNKARAPRKVPETMSNHVILTFCDAVTLTLVEKLNQYGIQSVILVQGLQEALNLHETGLNVVLGELDDPETYLRLRVREAAMVVVMNEDVASTNIIFTIREVADKTPVITNADQEDSVDILDLAGSTHTYQFTKMLGQVLARRVMGVSMKANVIGNFAELLIAEAPAMNSPLQGRTLAESRLRELTGVNVVGIWEQGRFQLPDPMTAIGASTVLVLAGSEAQLDTYDSLMGATMLSKEHSGPVVVLGGGRVGMSVAKTLNERGVDYRVVEKKTLRNTEDSRIIQGSAADLDILILAGINETPSIIITTHDDDLNIFLTIYCRRLRPDVQIISRASLDRNINTLHRAGANLVMSFSSLFTTTILNLLNPDKLLMLSEGLNIFRSEPSPAIVGKPLREQKIRQSTGCSIIAIKRGEEMLLNPEPDTIVSKNDELILIGTAQAEKNFIEQYPAA, from the coding sequence ATGAAATTTCTCGTCTCTCAAATGGCGGCCCTGGTCAAAAGTGGCCAACAGAAGGCCAATACACGGCTGATGGTCCGTTTTCTGTTCATCCTGTTCAGCTTCTTTGCCGCCTTCACCGTCCTGTTCCACTTCCTGATGGCCTACGAAGGTCAGACGCATTCCTGGATCACCGGCCTGTACTGGACACTCACGGTCATGAGCACCCTTGGCTTCGGCGACATCACCTTCACCTCCGATCTGGGACGTTTCTTTTCCATCTGCGTGATGCTGAGCGGCGTCGTGTTCATGCTCATCGTGCTGCCCTTCACCTTCATCCAGTTTTTCTACGCACCCTGGCTTGAGGAACAGAACAAGGCCAGGGCTCCGCGCAAGGTCCCGGAAACCATGTCGAACCATGTCATCCTGACCTTTTGCGACGCGGTCACCCTGACCCTGGTGGAAAAGCTCAACCAGTACGGCATCCAGAGCGTGATCCTGGTCCAGGGTCTGCAAGAGGCCCTGAACCTGCACGAGACGGGCCTGAACGTGGTCCTCGGAGAGCTTGACGACCCGGAAACCTATCTGCGGCTGCGGGTGCGCGAAGCGGCCATGGTCGTGGTCATGAACGAGGATGTGGCCAGCACCAACATCATCTTCACCATCCGCGAGGTCGCGGACAAGACCCCCGTCATCACCAATGCCGACCAGGAGGACTCCGTCGACATCCTGGATCTCGCGGGCAGCACGCACACCTACCAGTTCACCAAGATGCTGGGACAGGTCCTGGCGCGGCGGGTCATGGGGGTCAGCATGAAGGCCAATGTCATCGGCAACTTCGCCGAACTGCTCATCGCCGAGGCGCCCGCCATGAACTCTCCTCTCCAGGGGCGAACACTGGCCGAGAGCAGGCTACGCGAACTGACCGGCGTGAACGTGGTCGGCATCTGGGAACAGGGCCGCTTTCAGCTGCCCGATCCCATGACCGCGATCGGCGCGTCCACGGTGCTGGTCCTGGCGGGTTCCGAGGCGCAGCTCGACACTTATGACTCGCTCATGGGCGCGACAATGCTCAGCAAGGAACACAGCGGGCCGGTGGTGGTTCTGGGCGGGGGCAGGGTCGGCATGTCCGTGGCCAAGACCTTGAACGAAAGGGGCGTGGACTACCGCGTGGTGGAAAAAAAGACGCTCAGGAACACGGAGGATTCGAGAATCATCCAGGGCAGCGCGGCCGATCTGGACATTCTCATCCTGGCCGGAATCAACGAGACGCCGTCCATCATCATCACCACCCACGACGATGACCTGAACATCTTCCTGACCATCTACTGCCGCCGTCTGCGGCCCGACGTACAGATCATCAGCCGGGCCAGCCTGGACCGCAACATCAACACCCTGCACCGCGCAGGGGCCAATCTGGTCATGTCCTTTTCGTCCCTGTTCACGACCACGATCCTGAACCTGCTCAACCCCGACAAGCTGCTCATGCTCTCCGAAGGGCTGAACATCTTCCGCTCGGAGCCGAGCCCGGCCATCGTGGGCAAGCCCCTGCGCGAACAGAAGATCCGCCAGTCCACCGGGTGCAGCATCATCGCCATCAAGCGGGGCGAGGAAATGCTCTTGAACCCCGAGCCGGACACCATCGTGTCCAAGAATGACGAGCTCATCCTGATCGGGACGGCGCAGGCGGAGAAAAACTTCATCGAGCAGTACCCGGCCGCCTAA
- a CDS encoding iron-containing alcohol dehydrogenase — MIYSFSTARVVFGIGSRAGVATHASHLGRRCLLVTGSRPERCDWLLEELKDVMDDVLCVAVGGEPETGFISAQAEAARQASCDVVVAIGGGSVIDAGKALAALVANTGDLFDYLEVVGRGTPLEHEPLPMVAVPTTAGTGSEVTANAVLLSPAHGVKASLRAPNLIPALAIVDPELAVSLPSAQTAASGMDALTQLMECFVSHAASPLTDPLCRDGLTRAARSLRVAVRDGASLRARSDMALASLFSGMALANAKLGAVHGFAAPLGGMLGAAHGEICAALLPHVMEANIRVLRHVAPEHPALARYDEVGRLLTGMEAACAEDGLEFARSLCSDLGIRGLGALGLTEEVMEEVVEKASRASSMHGNPIVLDKGELLGILRRAMDEGSSAK, encoded by the coding sequence ATGATATATTCCTTTTCCACCGCGCGCGTGGTTTTCGGCATTGGTTCAAGGGCGGGCGTGGCCACGCACGCTTCTCACTTGGGCAGGCGCTGCCTGCTAGTGACCGGGAGCCGCCCCGAGCGCTGCGACTGGCTGCTTGAGGAGCTGAAGGACGTTATGGACGACGTGCTCTGCGTGGCCGTCGGCGGCGAGCCCGAAACCGGATTCATTTCGGCGCAGGCCGAAGCCGCCCGGCAGGCCAGTTGCGATGTGGTCGTGGCCATCGGCGGCGGGAGCGTCATCGACGCGGGCAAGGCCTTGGCCGCCCTGGTCGCCAATACGGGCGACCTGTTCGATTACCTGGAGGTGGTCGGACGCGGCACGCCCCTTGAGCATGAGCCCCTGCCCATGGTCGCGGTGCCGACCACGGCCGGAACCGGGTCCGAGGTCACGGCCAACGCCGTGCTCCTTTCCCCTGCGCACGGGGTCAAGGCCAGTCTGCGCGCGCCGAATCTGATCCCTGCCCTGGCCATCGTCGATCCCGAACTGGCCGTGTCCCTGCCCTCCGCGCAGACCGCCGCCTCCGGCATGGACGCCCTGACCCAGCTCATGGAGTGCTTCGTGTCGCATGCGGCCAGTCCTCTGACCGATCCGCTCTGTCGCGACGGTTTGACGCGGGCGGCGCGTTCGCTGCGCGTCGCGGTGCGGGACGGGGCCAGCCTGCGCGCGCGTTCGGACATGGCCCTGGCCAGCCTGTTCTCGGGCATGGCCCTGGCCAACGCCAAGCTCGGAGCCGTGCACGGATTCGCCGCTCCCCTGGGAGGTATGCTCGGCGCGGCGCATGGCGAGATCTGCGCGGCCCTGCTGCCTCATGTCATGGAGGCCAATATCCGCGTTTTGCGTCACGTGGCCCCGGAACACCCGGCACTTGCCAGATACGACGAGGTCGGACGGCTGCTGACCGGCATGGAGGCCGCCTGCGCCGAAGACGGACTGGAATTCGCGCGGTCACTTTGCTCCGACCTTGGCATTCGCGGACTTGGGGCGTTGGGACTGACCGAGGAGGTCATGGAAGAGGTGGTCGAAAAGGCTTCGCGGGCATCGAGCATGCACGGAAATCCGATCGTGCTGGACAAGGGCGAGTTGCTGGGCATCCTGCGCCGAGCCATGGACGAAGGTTCCTCTGCGAAGTGA
- the epsC gene encoding serine O-acetyltransferase EpsC, producing MAKYLKIDNVLSGVVESLCAPESYRGVYHQPSFGSPMPSVELLSEIVERLRSVLFPGFFKESFITPQNMAYFVGSKLEKVRRELTQQVERGFCFACEKDENSCSVECEVRAENLSNEFLKTLPRIRHMLATDVQAAFAGDPAAKNPGETIFCYPSIRAVTNYRIAHELYLLGVPLIPRIITEMAHSATGIDIHPGATIGESFFIDHGTGTVIGETCIIGRNVRLYQGVTLGAKSFPKGENGHLVKGIARHPIVEDNATIYSGATILGRITIGEGAVIGGNVWVVDDVAPGSRVYRNL from the coding sequence ATGGCCAAATATTTGAAGATCGACAATGTCCTGAGCGGAGTGGTGGAAAGCCTCTGTGCTCCCGAATCTTACAGAGGCGTCTATCACCAGCCGTCTTTCGGTTCGCCCATGCCTTCGGTGGAGCTTCTCTCGGAGATCGTGGAACGGCTGCGCTCCGTGCTTTTTCCGGGTTTTTTCAAGGAATCCTTCATCACGCCCCAGAACATGGCTTATTTCGTGGGCTCGAAGCTTGAGAAGGTACGCCGCGAACTGACCCAGCAGGTGGAGCGCGGTTTTTGCTTCGCCTGCGAGAAGGACGAAAACTCCTGTTCCGTTGAATGCGAGGTGAGGGCCGAAAACCTCTCCAATGAATTCCTGAAGACCCTGCCGCGCATCCGTCACATGCTGGCCACGGACGTGCAGGCCGCCTTCGCCGGTGATCCGGCGGCCAAGAATCCGGGCGAGACGATTTTCTGCTACCCGTCCATCCGGGCCGTGACCAACTACCGCATCGCCCACGAGCTCTATCTTCTGGGCGTGCCGCTCATACCGCGCATCATCACCGAGATGGCCCATTCGGCCACCGGCATCGACATCCATCCCGGCGCGACCATCGGCGAGTCCTTCTTCATCGACCACGGCACGGGCACGGTCATCGGCGAGACCTGCATCATCGGCCGGAACGTGCGCCTCTATCAGGGCGTGACCCTGGGCGCCAAGAGCTTCCCCAAGGGCGAGAACGGACATCTGGTCAAGGGCATCGCCCGTCATCCCATCGTCGAGGACAACGCGACCATCTATTCCGGCGCGACCATCCTCGGGCGCATCACCATCGGAGAGGGCGCGGTCATCGGCGGTAATGTCTGGGTCGTGGACGACGTGGCTCCCGGAAGCAGGGTGTATCGCAACCTCTAG